The following proteins are encoded in a genomic region of Arcobacter suis CECT 7833:
- a CDS encoding 2-isopropylmalate synthase — MDKNKIIVFDTTLRDGEQSPGCSMNTEEKIKVALQLEKLGVDVIEAGFAAASPGDFDAVSRIAQIVKNSSICSLARAIDNDIKQAGLAVGKAPKHRIHTFIATSPIHMKYKLKMSEDEVIKRAIHAVQYAKTFVDDVEFSLEDAGRSEISFMKEVMDAVIGAGARTINLPDTVGYRLPTELGAMVKELSAYAGDRAIISVHNHNDLGLATANTLAAVLNGARQIEVTINGLGERAGNSALEEAVMAIKTRKDAFGDLYTTINTPEIYATSRLVATITGVEPQQNKAIVGKNAFSHESGIHQDGVLKHQETYEIMKPEDVGVFKDSTLILGKHSGRAAFRDKIAHMGFDKVSDEELNAAFERFKNLADKKKDVTDDDIRMLITDESLNQDKTYELVGLQISDCTAGVPTAAVAIKYKNEIIKDAAIGDGTMDAIFKTIDRLTGYNGELKDYKVISVTEGKDALAKVTTRVSFDETSPAFVGHGLSIDTMLATAKAYLGALNSYLSQKERLSKNSQHQI, encoded by the coding sequence ATGGATAAAAATAAAATTATAGTATTTGATACAACATTAAGAGATGGAGAACAAAGTCCTGGTTGTTCTATGAACACAGAAGAAAAAATAAAAGTGGCTTTACAATTAGAAAAATTAGGCGTTGATGTAATAGAAGCAGGATTTGCAGCTGCAAGTCCAGGAGATTTTGATGCGGTTAGTAGAATTGCTCAAATTGTTAAAAATTCAAGTATCTGCTCATTAGCAAGAGCGATTGATAATGATATTAAACAAGCTGGATTAGCTGTAGGAAAAGCGCCAAAACACAGAATTCATACATTTATTGCGACTTCTCCTATTCACATGAAATATAAATTAAAAATGAGTGAAGACGAAGTTATAAAAAGAGCAATTCATGCGGTTCAATATGCAAAAACATTTGTTGATGATGTTGAATTTTCTTTAGAAGATGCAGGAAGAAGTGAAATTTCATTTATGAAAGAAGTAATGGATGCTGTAATTGGAGCAGGTGCTAGAACTATAAATTTACCCGATACAGTTGGATATAGATTACCGACTGAATTAGGTGCAATGGTAAAAGAATTATCAGCTTATGCAGGAGATAGAGCTATTATTTCTGTTCATAATCACAACGATTTAGGATTAGCAACAGCAAATACTTTAGCAGCTGTTTTAAATGGTGCTAGACAAATAGAAGTTACAATCAATGGTTTAGGGGAAAGAGCTGGAAATTCAGCTTTAGAAGAGGCTGTTATGGCTATAAAAACGCGAAAAGATGCTTTTGGAGATTTATATACAACAATTAATACTCCTGAAATTTACGCAACTTCAAGATTAGTAGCAACCATTACAGGTGTTGAGCCACAACAAAATAAAGCGATTGTTGGTAAAAATGCATTTTCACATGAAAGTGGAATTCACCAAGATGGTGTTTTAAAACATCAAGAAACTTATGAAATTATGAAACCTGAGGATGTTGGAGTATTTAAAGATTCTACTTTAATTTTAGGAAAACATTCAGGTCGAGCAGCATTTAGAGATAAAATAGCTCACATGGGATTTGATAAAGTAAGTGATGAAGAATTAAATGCAGCATTTGAAAGATTTAAAAACTTAGCAGATAAGAAAAAAGATGTTACAGATGATGATATTAGAATGTTAATTACGGATGAGTCATTAAATCAAGATAAAACTTATGAGTTAGTTGGTTTACAAATATCTGACTGTACAGCAGGTGTTCCAACAGCTGCTGTTGCAATTAAATATAAAAATGAAATAATTAAAGATGCAGCTATTGGTGATGGAACTATGGATGCAATTTTTAAAACAATTGATCGATTAACAGGTTACAATGGGGAATTAAAAGATTATAAAGTAATTTCTGTAACAGAAGGAAAAGATGCCTTAGCAAAAGTAACGACAAGAGTATCTTTTGATGAAACAAGTCCCGCTTTTGTTGGGCATGGATTGAGTATTGATACAATGCTTGCAACTGCAAAAGCATATTTGGGAGCTTTAAATTCATATCTTTCTCAAAAAGAGAGACTTTCTAAAAATAGCCAACACCAAATATAA
- a CDS encoding thioredoxin family protein yields MKQIEKLEELQNRINTGNPVLVYFSGENCSVCKVLKPKIEEEVKKAFPKFELFEVKTDFDKEVTAHFMIFSIPATLIFFDKKEFKRYGRNMSVPLFIEEIKRPYDLMCE; encoded by the coding sequence ATGAAACAAATAGAAAAATTAGAAGAACTTCAAAATAGAATTAATACAGGAAATCCTGTATTAGTCTATTTTTCAGGTGAAAATTGTTCTGTTTGTAAAGTCTTAAAACCAAAAATAGAAGAAGAAGTAAAAAAAGCTTTTCCTAAATTTGAACTTTTTGAAGTAAAAACTGATTTTGACAAAGAAGTAACCGCTCATTTTATGATATTTTCAATTCCTGCAACTTTGATTTTTTTTGATAAAAAAGAGTTTAAAAGATATGGAAGAAATATGAGTGTTCCACTTTTTATTGAAGAGATAAAAAGACCTTATGATTTGATGTGTGAGTAA
- a CDS encoding heme-binding domain-containing protein yields the protein MKRALLIFLIIFVVMQFIRPNKENSAVDKNLEIKAPLEVMNILKTSCFDCHSNEVVYPWYSSIAPFSWVISTHVNNGKKALNFSTWGNYSPELKDEKIKAIYRTAYASMPLPSYMLLHENANLTKEQRSMIRDWTGVRPK from the coding sequence ATGAAAAGAGCCTTATTAATATTTTTAATTATATTTGTTGTTATGCAGTTTATTCGTCCAAATAAAGAAAATAGTGCTGTTGATAAAAATCTTGAGATAAAAGCACCTTTAGAAGTAATGAATATATTAAAAACTTCTTGTTTTGATTGCCACTCAAACGAAGTTGTTTATCCTTGGTATTCATCTATTGCTCCATTTTCTTGGGTTATTTCAACCCATGTAAATAATGGAAAAAAAGCTTTAAATTTTTCTACTTGGGGAAATTATTCACCTGAATTAAAAGATGAAAAAATCAAAGCTATTTATAGAACTGCATATGCTTCTATGCCGCTTCCCAGTTATATGCTTTTACATGAAAATGCAAATTTAACAAAAGAGCAAAGAAGTATGATACGAGATTGGACGGGAGTTCGACCTAAGTGA
- a CDS encoding MutS-related protein, whose translation MREQVAELLANKKDLLTVTYFKLQKLFEKKYGVNTVVLMEIGTFFEVYEVNNDEEKIGKAKEIAELLNIQLTRKNKAILENSKENPIMAGVPAISLEKHLARIIAEQKYTVVLIKQKGIPPNVTRYLDTVVSPGTNFDFVLDQDENNITSLLIDQIRGIYLVGYSAIDVTTGKCYYNEVHGTSEDKFFALDEVFNYMNMHKTNEIIVSFADKNINQKEVIDYLELSLKTFHIGHFRPKISYQNELFKNVFNIESLLTSIEHLDMERVPLSTESLAVLIDFVIGHDSNIIQKLSHPQKLDVSRYIYLGNNALEQLNVIETTHNPSLIKLINNTSTAMGKRLLKERLTHPVKDSKEILRRLALSKELYDYHAPIENELANIYDIERLTRRIKLNRLHPFELNYLYDSLLSIKEVVTFMENYKFITPPCSSADLALFIQSIDSTFDLSISGKYMLKDVEVNMISEGINTQIDELNIQNDILYSKLEILQKHILSYIKSDDSNFVGINRLDKEGFFITLTKNRFNSIKEELMNSHLIVDDELYLFKDFAVRVQTNSVKIFCKLTEDISDKYVHNLRKIIELNKLVFKEKILEFEKKFAVLLEELVQFIAEVDLTVSNIKTAKKYNYSCPKIVKTKDNENFIELIDLRHPIIEANEEQGIYVPNDIILGELSLASKEYKDNVIIKNSNPINIYDNKMHGILLYGINSSGKSSLMKAIGISVIMAQAGFYVPCRSMRFSIFDAVYTRISGADNIAKGLSSFAVEMLELKNIFNRASKNSLILGDEISHSTETMSGLSIVASSILKLSKLEAIFVFATHLHQLPEIEEIQKLKNIIALHLSVMYKDDEDKLIFDRKLAYGSGSSMYGLEYAKSLHMDKEFLSVANEIRKKLTNDYSSIERLSQRKTSKYNNNVFASTCVICGKSCDDVHHIKEQARANKDGFIGHINANHKYNLIPLCKEHHKMVHEGTINVNGFVATSKGLELHYTMLEK comes from the coding sequence GTGAGAGAGCAAGTAGCAGAACTTTTAGCCAATAAAAAAGATTTATTAACAGTTACCTATTTTAAACTTCAAAAATTATTTGAAAAAAAGTATGGAGTAAACACAGTAGTTCTTATGGAAATAGGAACTTTTTTTGAAGTTTACGAAGTAAATAATGATGAAGAAAAAATTGGAAAAGCAAAAGAAATAGCAGAACTTTTAAATATTCAGCTAACAAGAAAAAATAAAGCTATTTTAGAAAACTCAAAAGAAAATCCAATAATGGCTGGAGTTCCAGCAATTTCACTTGAAAAACATCTTGCAAGAATTATTGCTGAGCAAAAATACACAGTTGTTTTAATCAAACAAAAGGGAATTCCACCCAATGTTACAAGATATTTGGACACGGTTGTAAGTCCTGGAACAAATTTTGATTTTGTACTTGACCAAGATGAAAACAATATCACTTCACTTTTGATTGACCAAATAAGAGGAATTTATTTAGTTGGTTATAGTGCTATTGATGTTACAACTGGAAAGTGTTATTACAACGAAGTTCATGGAACAAGCGAAGATAAGTTTTTTGCACTTGATGAAGTTTTTAATTATATGAATATGCACAAAACAAATGAGATAATTGTTAGTTTTGCAGATAAAAATATAAATCAAAAAGAAGTTATTGATTATTTAGAACTATCTTTAAAAACCTTTCATATTGGGCATTTTAGACCAAAAATTTCTTATCAAAACGAACTATTTAAAAATGTATTTAACATAGAATCTCTTTTAACTTCAATTGAGCATCTTGATATGGAAAGGGTGCCATTAAGCACTGAATCACTTGCAGTTTTAATTGATTTTGTAATAGGGCATGATTCAAATATCATTCAAAAACTTTCACATCCACAAAAACTTGATGTTAGCAGATATATCTATCTTGGAAATAATGCACTTGAACAATTAAATGTAATAGAAACAACCCACAATCCAAGTTTAATAAAACTAATAAATAATACTTCAACAGCAATGGGAAAAAGACTTTTAAAAGAGAGACTCACTCATCCTGTAAAAGATAGTAAAGAGATTTTACGAAGACTTGCCCTTTCTAAAGAGTTATACGATTATCATGCTCCAATAGAAAATGAGTTAGCAAATATTTATGATATTGAAAGACTTACTCGAAGAATAAAACTAAATAGACTTCATCCTTTTGAGTTGAATTACTTATATGATTCGCTTTTGAGTATAAAAGAAGTTGTTACTTTTATGGAAAATTATAAGTTTATTACACCACCTTGTTCAAGTGCTGATTTGGCTTTATTTATTCAATCTATTGATTCAACTTTTGATTTAAGTATAAGTGGAAAATATATGCTAAAAGATGTTGAAGTAAATATGATTAGTGAGGGAATAAATACTCAAATTGATGAATTAAATATTCAAAATGATATTTTATATTCAAAATTAGAGATTTTACAAAAGCATATTTTATCTTACATAAAATCTGATGATTCAAATTTTGTGGGAATCAATAGACTTGATAAAGAGGGATTTTTTATCACTTTAACAAAAAATAGATTTAATTCAATCAAAGAAGAATTGATGAATTCCCACTTGATAGTTGATGATGAATTATATTTATTTAAAGATTTTGCAGTTCGAGTTCAAACAAACTCTGTAAAAATATTTTGTAAATTAACAGAAGATATTTCAGATAAATATGTACATAATTTACGAAAAATAATAGAGTTAAATAAACTTGTATTTAAAGAAAAAATCCTTGAATTTGAGAAAAAATTTGCCGTTTTACTTGAAGAGTTGGTGCAGTTTATAGCAGAAGTTGATTTAACAGTTTCAAATATAAAAACAGCAAAAAAATACAATTACTCTTGTCCAAAAATAGTAAAAACAAAAGACAATGAAAACTTTATTGAATTAATTGATTTAAGACATCCAATTATCGAAGCAAATGAAGAACAAGGCATTTATGTACCAAACGATATTATTTTGGGAGAATTATCACTTGCTTCAAAAGAGTATAAAGATAATGTGATTATCAAAAATTCAAATCCAATAAATATTTATGACAATAAAATGCACGGAATTTTACTTTATGGAATTAACTCTTCAGGTAAATCTTCACTTATGAAAGCAATTGGAATTTCAGTTATTATGGCACAAGCTGGCTTTTATGTACCATGTCGTTCTATGAGATTTTCAATATTTGATGCAGTTTATACTAGAATTTCAGGAGCTGATAATATTGCAAAAGGATTATCTTCATTTGCTGTTGAGATGTTGGAGCTAAAAAATATATTTAATAGAGCAAGTAAAAACTCACTTATTTTAGGTGATGAAATTTCACATAGCACGGAAACTATGAGTGGATTAAGTATAGTTGCAAGCTCTATTTTAAAGCTATCAAAATTAGAAGCTATTTTTGTATTTGCTACTCACTTACATCAGTTACCTGAAATTGAAGAGATTCAAAAACTAAAAAATATAATCGCACTTCATTTATCTGTTATGTATAAAGATGACGAAGATAAACTTATTTTTGATAGAAAGTTAGCTTATGGAAGTGGATCATCAATGTATGGTTTAGAATATGCAAAATCACTTCACATGGATAAAGAGTTTTTATCTGTTGCAAATGAAATAAGAAAAAAATTAACAAATGATTACTCTTCAATTGAAAGATTATCTCAGCGAAAAACATCAAAATATAACAACAATGTTTTTGCATCAACTTGTGTAATTTGTGGAAAATCTTGTGATGATGTTCATCATATAAAAGAACAAGCAAGGGCGAATAAAGATGGATTTATAGGACATATAAATGCAAATCATAAATATAATCTAATTCCTTTATGTAAAGAACACCACAAAATGGTACATGAGGGAACTATAAATGTAAATGGATTTGTTGCAACTTCAAAGGGTTTAGAGTTGCATTATACTATGCTTGAAAAGTAA
- a CDS encoding helix-turn-helix domain-containing protein: MFNFKTFEPHIKLQKWIKSYWIVDYKKVTLDKIQEKVIIPYDNVCLLFTINTSNSNNLRKNGIYICPPSMNRQILNFDDNLYYIDISLYPGVFYKLFGISVSELEDRIYEINELSLNFDLSILETLYNLKDNINSTVTYLNNYFFKIFNNFDEDSFLMNIYQLTKNHNLDNFYQQNRLSIRQVQRRVKEFTGITPKDIQRINRFYNTLRSIKMNKGSLDYGNIAVENNFYDQSSFIKEFKFFTGVTPKIFLNDSENFLQYKCNIFC; encoded by the coding sequence TTGTTTAACTTCAAAACATTTGAACCACATATCAAATTACAAAAATGGATAAAATCTTATTGGATTGTTGACTATAAAAAAGTAACTCTTGATAAAATCCAAGAAAAAGTTATTATTCCTTATGATAATGTATGTTTGTTATTTACAATTAATACTTCAAACTCAAATAACCTAAGAAAAAATGGAATATATATTTGTCCACCAAGTATGAATAGACAAATTTTAAACTTTGATGACAACTTATATTACATTGATATTTCATTATATCCTGGAGTATTTTATAAACTATTTGGTATTTCTGTTTCTGAATTAGAAGACAGAATTTATGAAATAAATGAACTATCTTTAAATTTTGATTTGTCTATTCTTGAAACTTTATATAATTTAAAAGATAATATTAATAGCACCGTTACTTATTTAAATAATTACTTTTTTAAAATTTTTAACAATTTTGATGAAGACTCTTTTTTGATGAATATATATCAACTAACTAAAAATCATAATTTAGATAATTTTTACCAACAAAATAGATTATCAATAAGACAAGTACAAAGAAGAGTTAAAGAATTCACAGGAATAACACCAAAAGATATTCAAAGAATAAATAGGTTTTATAACACTTTAAGATCTATAAAAATGAATAAAGGAAGCCTTGATTACGGTAATATTGCAGTTGAAAATAACTTTTATGATCAATCTTCATTTATAAAAGAATTTAAGTTTTTTACAGGGGTAACACCAAAAATATTTTTAAATGATTCAGAAAATTTTCTTCAATATAAATGTAATATTTTTTGTTAA
- the peaA gene encoding quinohemoprotein amine dehydrogenase subunit alpha, producing the protein MNYKKLSKIGIGALLSSLPLFAIDAQIGKDVINSKCTACHVGNLDAGLSRISDQRKTPEGWYMTVKRMQREHGLSITRDEESNVIKYLSDYQGLTPDEIKPYSYVLDKTPNVQEEGKDDLLTEMCVRCHSEARIGLQRRTANEWNSLVNYHVAQFPSFEVQAQARDRDWFGVAQNEVVPYLEENFGKDKAKFDKYKKSVKNYELPKKWITYGHTPILGDFTAVLTLIKSTDESYAMLMDYKYASGQEYKARGIAVVYGESELRASFTVNGVKYRQILHLNPKTNSFEGRMFEALHPENGSTLVGKAKDSKETTLLAVYPKAVKAGTKETISIVGTNLSGNVKLPSTLKVLSTIKHTDNEIVLDVIANKNVKTFDGSISIGAKTFKNSLAVYDKVDYIKVTPDYAISRIGGDEGKDKILKEYATFEAIGYLNGKDGEKGTADDIELGVIPATWHLEAFDEQAVEDKDLDYVGQIDEKTGKFTPNISGPNEKRKLMTNNAGNISVVATYKDGNVELSEKSHMIVTVPKFVNPPIN; encoded by the coding sequence TTGAATTATAAAAAATTATCAAAAATTGGAATCGGAGCTTTATTATCTTCATTACCTTTATTTGCAATAGATGCACAAATAGGTAAAGATGTTATAAATAGCAAATGTACTGCCTGTCACGTAGGCAATTTGGATGCAGGGTTAAGTAGAATATCAGACCAAAGAAAAACGCCTGAGGGTTGGTATATGACTGTTAAAAGAATGCAAAGAGAACATGGTCTTTCTATTACAAGAGATGAGGAAAGTAATGTAATAAAATATCTTTCAGATTATCAAGGTTTAACACCAGATGAAATAAAACCTTACTCTTATGTATTAGATAAAACACCAAATGTTCAAGAAGAAGGTAAAGATGACCTTTTAACTGAAATGTGTGTTAGATGTCACTCTGAAGCTAGAATTGGACTTCAAAGAAGAACTGCAAATGAATGGAATAGTTTAGTAAATTACCATGTTGCACAATTCCCTTCTTTTGAGGTTCAAGCACAAGCAAGAGATAGAGATTGGTTTGGTGTAGCTCAAAATGAAGTAGTTCCATATTTAGAAGAAAATTTTGGAAAAGATAAAGCAAAATTTGACAAATACAAAAAATCTGTAAAAAATTATGAATTACCTAAAAAATGGATTACATATGGACATACTCCAATACTTGGTGATTTTACAGCTGTTTTAACACTAATAAAAAGTACAGATGAATCTTATGCAATGCTTATGGATTATAAATATGCTTCAGGGCAAGAGTATAAAGCAAGAGGAATTGCTGTTGTTTATGGAGAAAGTGAATTAAGAGCTTCTTTTACAGTAAATGGTGTTAAATATAGACAAATTTTACATTTAAATCCAAAAACAAATAGTTTTGAAGGAAGAATGTTTGAAGCACTTCATCCTGAAAATGGTTCAACTTTAGTAGGAAAAGCAAAAGACTCAAAAGAGACAACTTTATTAGCAGTTTATCCAAAAGCTGTAAAAGCTGGAACAAAAGAGACTATCTCAATAGTTGGTACAAATTTATCTGGAAATGTTAAATTACCAAGTACTTTAAAAGTTTTAAGCACTATTAAACATACAGATAATGAAATTGTATTGGATGTTATTGCAAATAAAAATGTAAAAACTTTTGATGGAAGTATTTCAATTGGAGCAAAAACATTTAAAAATAGTTTAGCTGTATATGATAAAGTTGATTATATAAAAGTTACTCCTGATTATGCAATTTCAAGAATTGGTGGAGATGAAGGTAAAGATAAAATTTTAAAAGAGTATGCAACTTTTGAAGCAATTGGATATTTAAATGGAAAAGATGGGGAAAAAGGAACAGCTGATGATATTGAATTAGGTGTAATACCTGCAACTTGGCATTTAGAAGCCTTTGATGAACAAGCTGTTGAAGATAAAGATTTAGATTATGTTGGTCAAATAGATGAAAAAACAGGGAAATTTACACCAAATATATCTGGACCAAATGAAAAAAGAAAATTGATGACAAATAATGCAGGAAATATAAGTGTGGTTGCAACATATAAAGATGGTAATGTTGAGTTAAGTGAAAAATCTCATATGATTGTAACAGTTCCTAAATTTGTGAATCCACCAATTAATTAA
- the peaB gene encoding quinohemoprotein amine dehydrogenase maturation protein produces the protein MSINNYSLIKTNYHILNVDSKEFLFHIPTSSVFELSPESSELLKQIENNEEIFKYDKEIVEEFKELNILGGKFFAKVEDTKIEHFPAKALILNVTSGCNLSCTYCYKADLTSLKNGGQMTFEIAKSAIDMFYKESPHLKEYSITFFGGEPISNLPLIKEIIAYANEFFESKDLKIGYSMTTNATLLTEEIIHYLHDSRVDLTVSIDGPEALHNKTRVYENGKGSYEKVVKNIAKLLSIYKNRTVGARVTLTKGVTDIPTIWNHLRHDLNFKEVGFAPVTSGDSDFYNLSDNDLSKVFSGFKELGEDYIKEAIKGNFNGFSNLHRTVIDIHEGRKKKLPCGAGVGLLSVSYKGDIDLCHRFTGSDYPSFGNIEKGLDKLALGTFLEKRANEKDTNCQTCRIRNLCAGGCYHESYIKYGTPEKSVLHYCDDMRNWIDFAVEAYIRIQAQNPEFFTKYFK, from the coding sequence ATGAGTATCAATAATTATAGTTTAATAAAAACTAATTATCACATTTTAAATGTTGATTCAAAAGAATTTTTATTTCATATTCCAACTTCATCGGTATTTGAACTTTCACCTGAGAGTTCAGAACTGTTGAAACAAATAGAAAATAATGAAGAAATTTTTAAATATGATAAAGAAATAGTTGAAGAGTTTAAAGAGTTAAATATTTTAGGTGGAAAATTTTTTGCAAAAGTAGAAGATACAAAAATAGAACATTTTCCAGCAAAAGCTTTGATTTTAAATGTAACTTCTGGATGTAATCTTAGTTGTACATATTGTTATAAAGCAGATTTAACATCTTTGAAAAATGGTGGACAAATGACATTTGAAATAGCAAAAAGTGCTATTGATATGTTTTATAAAGAATCACCACATTTAAAAGAGTATTCAATTACTTTTTTTGGGGGTGAACCAATTAGTAATTTGCCTTTAATCAAAGAGATTATTGCTTATGCAAATGAGTTTTTTGAAAGTAAAGATTTAAAAATCGGTTATTCAATGACTACAAATGCGACACTGCTAACAGAAGAGATAATTCATTATCTTCATGATAGTAGAGTTGATTTAACAGTTAGTATTGATGGACCAGAGGCGTTACATAATAAAACAAGAGTTTATGAAAATGGAAAAGGAAGTTACGAAAAAGTTGTTAAAAATATAGCTAAATTACTCTCTATTTATAAAAATAGAACAGTTGGAGCAAGGGTAACTCTTACAAAAGGAGTAACAGATATTCCAACAATTTGGAATCATTTAAGACATGATTTAAATTTTAAAGAAGTAGGTTTTGCACCAGTTACTTCAGGAGATAGTGATTTTTACAATTTATCAGATAATGATTTATCAAAGGTATTTTCTGGATTTAAAGAACTTGGTGAAGATTATATAAAAGAGGCAATAAAAGGCAATTTTAATGGATTTTCAAATTTACATAGAACTGTAATTGATATTCACGAAGGAAGAAAGAAAAAACTACCTTGTGGAGCTGGAGTTGGATTACTTTCTGTTTCATACAAAGGTGATATTGATTTATGCCATAGATTTACAGGTTCTGATTATCCATCTTTTGGAAATATTGAAAAAGGTCTTGATAAATTAGCTTTAGGTACTTTTTTAGAAAAAAGAGCAAATGAAAAAGATACAAATTGCCAAACATGCAGAATTAGAAATTTATGTGCAGGTGGTTGTTATCATGAGAGTTATATAAAGTATGGAACACCAGAAAAATCAGTATTACACTATTGTGATGATATGAGAAACTGGATTGATTTTGCAGTTGAAGCATATATTAGAATTCAAGCACAAAATCCAGAATTCTTTACAAAATATTTTAAATAA
- the qhpC gene encoding quinohemoprotein amine dehydrogenase subunit gamma: protein MKHLKPITPKAKLFDDAIKEGTTSEVVAMSSVVGCVTTFDPGWEIDSDGGVASLCQPLEADLYGCSDPCWWPTQVPDTSSSYKKWADKAPSSKDSWRELDNVYPKI from the coding sequence ATGAAACATTTAAAACCAATAACACCAAAAGCAAAACTTTTTGATGATGCAATAAAAGAAGGAACAACTTCTGAAGTTGTCGCAATGTCAAGCGTTGTAGGTTGTGTAACTACATTTGACCCAGGATGGGAAATAGATAGCGATGGAGGAGTTGCAAGTTTATGTCAACCTTTAGAGGCGGATTTATATGGTTGTTCGGATCCTTGTTGGTGGCCAACACAAGTTCCTGATACATCTTCTAGTTATAAAAAATGGGCTGATAAAGCTCCCTCATCAAAAGATAGTTGGCGTGAACTAGATAATGTATATCCAAAAATATAA
- the peaD gene encoding quinohemoprotein amine dehydrogenase subunit beta gives MLNKKFIKSGLGLLSFSIILSSSLSTNLNAANVELKSNHNYLVTVTRPNNIVLVDLEKNEMINECKIDEAFSPGAIVLSPNNKVAFVLGEYGEEIGGYEIETCKKVFHTSLTQGNIRAKSLFGLSVNEDGTKVYAIYNRTEMLNDRYKVLPPYFSVYNVADGIGAKPVKSFEMPRQTTVVSTGKDGTVYVVGSDLYKVNPNSGDIKVAKKIVKWGKEGFSDLDSAANYIIGQQTGDLTALYATVKYDDPKNPSDEEGTTYWGITSVDLNTGEIIQQEISEYETLMFTAIRSPKDQNILYGVLNDLTKFDLKEQKVLKRVVTDHTYYSVVPSMDGEKLYLGGCLNDISVYDANTLEKLGNIKLTGDMGSAALQVFKTK, from the coding sequence ATGTTAAATAAAAAATTTATAAAAAGTGGTTTAGGATTATTAAGCTTTTCAATAATTTTATCTTCAAGTTTAAGTACAAATCTTAATGCAGCAAATGTTGAATTAAAATCAAATCATAATTATTTGGTTACAGTTACAAGACCAAATAATATAGTTTTAGTAGATTTAGAAAAAAATGAAATGATAAATGAGTGTAAAATAGATGAAGCATTTTCTCCAGGAGCAATAGTATTATCTCCAAATAATAAAGTTGCATTTGTTTTAGGTGAATATGGTGAAGAAATTGGTGGATATGAAATAGAAACTTGTAAAAAAGTATTTCATACTTCTTTAACTCAAGGAAATATTAGAGCAAAATCTTTATTTGGTTTATCAGTTAATGAAGATGGAACAAAAGTTTATGCAATTTATAATAGAACAGAAATGCTAAATGATAGATATAAAGTTTTACCTCCATATTTTTCAGTTTACAATGTAGCTGATGGAATTGGTGCAAAACCAGTTAAAAGTTTTGAGATGCCAAGACAAACAACAGTTGTTTCAACTGGAAAAGATGGAACAGTTTATGTGGTTGGTTCTGATTTATATAAAGTAAATCCAAATAGTGGTGATATAAAAGTTGCGAAAAAAATAGTTAAATGGGGGAAAGAGGGGTTTAGTGATTTAGATTCTGCTGCAAACTATATAATAGGTCAACAAACAGGAGATTTAACAGCTTTATATGCAACCGTAAAATACGATGACCCAAAAAATCCATCTGATGAAGAAGGAACTACATATTGGGGAATTACAAGTGTTGATTTAAATACAGGAGAAATAATTCAACAAGAAATTTCAGAATATGAAACTTTGATGTTTACAGCAATTAGAAGTCCAAAAGATCAAAATATTTTATATGGAGTTTTAAATGATTTAACAAAATTTGATTTAAAAGAGCAAAAAGTGTTAAAAAGAGTTGTTACAGACCATACATATTATAGTGTTGTTCCATCAATGGATGGAGAAAAATTATATCTTGGTGGTTGTTTAAATGATATTTCTGTTTATGATGCAAATACATTGGAAAAACTAGGTAATATCAAATTAACAGGCGATATGGGTTCAGCTGCTCTTCAAGTGTTTAAAACTAAATAG